The Coriobacteriia bacterium genome contains the following window.
GGCGGAACCGATCGCCGTCCCGAGGACCGTCCACCACGAGCGGCCCGCCGGTCAGGCGGCCCGCATCGACCAGCACCTCGAAGGAACCGGTGGGGACGTCACCGGGATCCGCCCAGGCCGCGCGCATCTCCCCGCGCCCGCCGAGACCGGCCGAACCGGGGACTTCGAGCAACGCCGGCTCCGGCGCGACCTCTTCGCCCATGCGCGCGACGACAAGTGTAGCGTACTCGGTGAACGCCCGCAGTCCCTCGGGCAGGTCACGGGAGAAGCCGTCATCGGTGAGGCCGTAGACGATCGCCTCGACGTGGTCGAACTCGAGCCGCGACGCCTCCGGGAAGGCGGCGAGCACCGCCGCTCGCACGGTACGCCGCGCCATCGCGGGAGACAGCGTCGCCATCAGGCGCCGGTCGAATCGCACCTCCCCGTCCGTGGACGATGAGAGGTCGGCCGCGAGAGCGTCGGCCATCCCCGCCAGCAGCCTGTCCTCGTCGCCGAGGACGGTGACGAGCCGGGCGAGCGTCTGTGAGAAACGCGGGTTGATCGACTCGGCGAGCGGCACCAGCTCCGCCCGCACGCGGGCGCGCAGCCGCGTCGTGTCCGCGTTCGTCGCGTCCTCCCGCCAGGCCTGGCGAAGCGACGTGAGGTACGCGACGACGTCTGCGCGTCGCGCCTCGAGCAGCGGCCGCACGACGCGCCCGCGCACCGGCGGCAGCGCCAGAGCGCCCGACCCGCTCCCGGTGACCATGCGGATCAGGAACGTCTCGAGGGCGTCGTCCCGCGTGTGTGCCGTGAGCACCCGGCCCGCGCCGCGCGGGACGCCGAGCGCGTCGCAGCGCGCGTCGGCCTCGTCCTCGGCGAACCGGTAGCGCACGCGCCTTCCCGCGTCCTCGAGGTTGAGGCCCTCGGCGGCGGCGTACGCCGACACGTCGTAGCGGGCGACACGACACTCCACCCCGAGGGATGCGCACAGGTCGGCGACGAACGCGGCGTCCGCGTCGGAGTCCGCGCCGCGCAGCCGGTGGTCGATGTGGAGGACCGACAACTCCGCGAGCGCACCGAGCTCCCCGGCGGCGAGCAGCCTCAGCAGCGCCGTGCTGTCGGCGCCGCCCGAGACCAGCGCGACCGCGACGCTGCCCTCGGGCAGCATGCGCTCGCGCTCGGAGGTCGAGCGCGCGAGCGCGGGGAGACCGGGTGTGGGGACTCGGGGTGGCATGCCCCCAGGGTACCGCCGCGGCGCGCGGCGCGCACGGGCCGACCGGACCGCCCCGGTGCGTCCCCGTCCAGACCTCGGCAAGGTCCTGGTAAGACCCGTCTCGTATCCTGCCCGCGGATGAGCCTGCAGGCCTCCGGGGACCACACACTTCGAGAACGAGGGGGGATTTCAGATGAGGAGGACAGGCACGCTCTTCGCCGTGGGCGCTCTGATCGTCGCCGCCACGGCGTGGGGCCTGACGGTCTCGGTCGGCCGCAGCAGCGAGGTCTTGCGCCGCAGCGAGCTGCCGGACATCGGCTTCGACCGCACCGTGGGAAGCGCCAGGACCGCCGTTCGCGCGCGTTGGGGAGACGCCGCGGACGAGGTCGGGATCAGCTACGACGGCGAGACGGTGGGGCCCTACAGCTTCGGGATCGACGACCGCGACAGGGTCTACGTGCTCGACCAGATCAACCGGCGCGTCGTGCGCTACCGTGACGGAGCGGTGGAGGCGACGTTCTCGCTGCCGGGAGTCTGGTGTGAGGACATCGCCGTGTCGCGCGACCGCTTCGCGGTGCTCTACCGCACGCGGACCGAACGCTCGATACTGCTGTTCGACGCCGACGACGGGCAGGTAGCGACACTGACGATCGACCCGAGCGCCCCGGACCCGTACCGCGTCCGGATCATCGAGGACGAGGTCTGCATCGAGTCCCACGACATCAGGGGAGCGGGCTTCTACGTCATCGGGAAGCTCGACGGGTCCACCGTCGCCTCGGAGACGCAACGCACGATGAAGCAGGACGGATTCCCGACGCCCACCGGTGACGCGATAACGGGCGGTGTGATCGACGAGAACGACGTCCGCATCGACGTCGAGTCCCGCGACGGCGCGCCCAAGACGCGGATCCGCATGTTCTCGAAGAGGAGGTTCTCGGGGATCCCCGAGGTCTCAGGCGACCTGCGCGGCAACGTCTACGTCGCCTACGGCCTGTACTGGGAGAACCCGAAGGACATCAACGACCGGAAGGGCCGGCTGGTGATCGCGAAGTACGCGAGCGACGGCGAGCTCGTCGGCCGCGTCGAGACCGAGAACGACTGGTACGCCGAGCCGATCCGCAAGGTGGTCGTCACGCCGTCGGGCGAGATCTACCACCTCGCCAGCGATCGCAACGGTATCCGCATCCTTCACTGGACGCACGGGCGATGAGAGGGGACACGACCATGAAGAATCGATCGAACAAGCTTCTCGCCGGCGTGACGACCGTCGTCCTCGCACTCGCCATGACTCTGGCGACCGCGACATCGGCGCTCGCCTGCACCTGCCCGACGATGGTCGACTGGAGCATCATCGACAGAGGGCAGACGGGTGTCGGCAGCCACTACTGGTGGGGACATGCGTGCTGGAACCCCTCGAATCGCGCGTGGGGCGGCGCCGACTGTTCGGGTTTCGTCGGCAAGAGCTGGCAGGTCGCCCGGCCGTCACCGACGACGGAGGACTACCATCCCTACGGGACGTGGCACTTCTTCAACAGCAACCCTCACTGGTACCCCATCGACCGGGGCCAGGCGTTCAAGGGTGACGCGTGCGGCTATCCGGATCCGGACGGCACCGGCACGGGGACGGGCCACATCGTCCTGTACTGGTTCGGGAATCCGTACAAGACCGCTTGGGTGCTCGAAGCCGCGGGGAGCGCGACTGGGATCGTGCAACACACCCGCGACCTTTCCAACGGCAAGTGGAAATTCATCCGCCGGCACAACGTGATCATGACGGCCGGGCCCATATAGGCTAGACCCATCGCGGCGGTCGGCCCTCGCGCGGGTCGGCCGCCCGCGGCCCCAGCGGGTCACGCAGCCGCCGGATGCCGAGTGTCCAAACCCCTCTCGGCGGCCCCGACGAACGCATCGAGGATGAGCGCGAGCGCCGCGGCGAGCACACCGCCCTGCAGGGTCACCGCGGGGTCCTGGTTCACGAGACCGGAGATGATCGCCGCCCCCAGCCCGCCGGCGCCCGCCATCGCCCCGACGGTCGCCGTCGAGACGTTCACGACGACCGAGACGCGCACGCCTGCGAGGATGACCCGGGCCGCCGACGGGATCTCGACGCGCCACAGGACCTGGCGCGGAGTCATGCCCATCCCGCGAGCGCTCTCGAGCATGTCCTCCGGCACGCCCTGCAGACCGGCGATGGTGTTCCCCAGTACGGGCAGCACTCCGTAGAGCGTGAGCGCGAGCACGGTCGGCTCGAACCCGAACCCTAGAAGCGGCACGGCGAGCGTGAAGACGGCGATCGGCGGGAACGTCTGCCCGAGGTTCGCGAGGTCTGCCACGACGTCATGGAAGTCGCTGCCGGCCGGTCTGGTGACGAAGATACCGAGACCGACTCCGGCGCCGACAGCCAGAGCGCTCGATAGCGCGACCATCTCGAGATGACGCGCGATCATCTCCAGCATCGTGGACTGCTGGTAGAGGAGGCGCGCCTCTTCTGGGAAGAACCGCCCGAGCACCACGGTCCACGCGCCGGGCCACGCAGCGAGCACGAGGTATGCCGCGAATGCCGCGAGCGGACCCGCGAACAGCCTGGCCCACGGACTTCTCAGCGGCCTCATGACAGCGGCCTCCGGAACCGGGCGACTATGTCGGCGACACCGACGCTGCCGACCAGCGCGCCGGACTCGTCGACCACACCCACGACGTCCTCGCCGGTCTCCAGGATGCGCGCGAGCGCCTCGCGCATCGACGCCCCCACGGCCACGCGCCCCTCCCGCCCCTCGGCATCCCGGGCCGGGCCGAGCGCCTCGGCGATGGGGGCCAGCGAAAGGCGCTTGAGTGCGCGCTCTCCGCCGACGAACCCCGCGACGAAGTCGTCGGCCGGGTAGGCAAGGACGCGTTCCGGGACGTCGTACTGGACGAGTCTCCCCTCGCGCATGATCGCGATGCGATCGCCCAGGCGCACGGCCTCGTCCATGTCGTGCGTGACGAAGACGACCGTCTTGCGCAGCCTGCGCTGGATCTCGAGGAACTCGCACTGTAGCCTGTCGCGCGTGAGCGGGTCGACGGCTCCGAACGGCTCGTCCATGAGAAGCACGGGCGGGTCCGCCGCGAGTGCGCGCGCCACGCCCACGCGCTGCGCCTCGCCGCCCGACAGTCCGTCCGGATACGCATCCGCATAGCGGTCCGGATCGAGCCCGACCAGCTCGAGCAACTCCCGCACCCGGCCGTCGATGCGGGAAGGCTCCCATCCGAGCAGCCCAGGGACACACCCGACGTTCTCTCGCACCGTCCGGTGCGGGAACAGCCCGACGCCCTGGATGGCGTATCCGATCCCGCGGCGCAGTTCCTCGACCCGCGACTCGCACACGTCACGGCCATCGAGCGTCACCCTGCCACCATCCGGCTCGATGAGGCGGTTCACCATCCTCAGCGTCGTCGACTTCCCGCATCCGGAGGGACCGACGAGCACGCACACCTCGCCCTCGGTGACCTCGAAGGACAGGTCCGTGACGGCGTCGATACCGGCTCCCGGGTAGCGCTTCGTGACCGAATCGAACAGGATCACGCGACCGCCTCCGTCCCGCCGTGACGAGGGGTGATGAGACGTTGCGCGGCGCGCATCAGCGAGTCGACCGCCAGCGCCAGGACGACGAGCGCGACCGCTCCCAGCAGCACAAGGTCGGGCGACTGTTCCGCGAGCCCCTGCGTCACGAAGAGACCGAGCGTTCCCGCCGCCGCGAAGGCGCCGAGCGTCGCATTCCCCACGGTCTGCTCGGCCGCCGTGCGCATGCCCGAGAAGAGGACGGGCATGGCGAGCGGCAGCTGCACGCGCGTGAGGACCTGCCCCCGCGTCATGCCCATGCCCAGCGCCGCGTCCACGGTCGCGGGCGGCACTCCCGCGAGCCCGGCGTACGTGTTGCGCGCGATGGCGAGCAGGGCGTACAGCGTGAGCGCGACGATCACGGGCGCCCAGCCGAGACCGCCGAACCCGACGGCACGCAGCGCTGGGACGGTATGGGAGAGCCAAGCGAACGGTCCCACGAGGATGCCGATCATCGCGAGCCCCGGGATGGTCTGGAAGAGGCTCACGGTGGCGAACACCGACCGCTCGGACCGCGCCGAGACGTATGCGAGGACCCCGAGGCCCACACCGATCACGACCGCGACGCCGACCGAGATCGCCGCATACGCCAGATGGCGGGCGACCTCCGTCCAGAAGCGGTCCGCCCAGTTGCGGTACTCCATGAGGATGCCCAGATCGTGGAGGCGCCCGCTGGCGAGCAACGCCGCGATGCCCGTCGGCACGGCAGCACCGAGCGCCCGGCCCGCCGGTGTGTGCCTGCCCATCTCGCGGCGACTGGCGACGACGAGCGCATACGCGACGAACACCGCCACCCACACCCCGCCGCCGATCGATACCCGCGCGAACGGCGCCGCGCCCGCGAGCAGGCGGCGCGCGGCGACCTCGCAGAGCGCGACGAGCGCCAGAACGAGCGCTGCGGCCAGCCAACCGCGTGCGGACGCCGATCTGCGGTCCCGACCCGCGCCCAGCGAGAGACCGGCCACTGCGAGGAGGAGCACGACGGGCAACGACGCCCACGGGCCGAGGGCGTGCGTCAAGGCGACACCCGTCCCGCTGTCGACACGGAATCGGCGCACCACGGCGAAGGGCAATGCGGAAAGTGATACGAGGCCGACGACCGCGGCCGTGAGACCGACCTTGTGGACGCGCGCGCCTACTTGAGGAGACCGTTCTTCTTCAGGTGATCGGTCGCGACGGCCTCGGCCGCCTCGCCTTTCACCTGGATGCGGGCATTGAGCTCCTGGAGCCGCTGCAGCGTGAGCGATCCGAAGACCGGCGCGAGGAGGGTCTCGATCTCCGGGTACTGGTCGAGTGTCGCCTTGCGCACCACCGGCGTGGGCCAGTAGACGAGTTGCGCCTCCAAGTCGTCGGTGAGCACGACGAGACCGAGGTCGGAGAGCGCTCCATCGGTGCCGTACGCCATCCCAAGGTTCACTCCGTCGGTGCCGTCGGCCACTGCCTTCTCGGTCTGAGCGGTGTTGCCTCCCGACAGGACGACCGTCTGGTCCTTCCTCAGGCTGAAGCCGTAGGTCTTCTTGAAGGCGGGCATCGCGTCCGGGTTGTTCAGGAACTCGTCAGAGCACGCCAGCTTCGTCCGCTTGCCTGCCTTGATGTACCTGGCGAGGTCCGACATCGTCTCGAGCCTGTTGGCGTCGGCGAAGTCCTTCTTCACCGCTATCGCCCAGGTGTTGTTCGCCTTCGCGGGGGCCAGCCACACCATGCCGTTGCGCGCCAGATCGAGGCTCTTGACCGTCTCGTATCCCTGCTGTGCGTCCTTGTACAGCGCCGGGTCCTGGTCCATGAAGAAGATGAGACCGGAACCCGTGTACTCGGGGTAGATATCGATCTCTCCCTCGAGCAGCGCTCTGCGCACTATGCCGGTCGTGCCGGTCTGCGTCTTGTCGACCACCCTGAAGCCGTCGTTCTCGAGCACGAGCGCGATCATCGTGCCGAGGAGCTTCCCTTCGGTATCGATCTTCGAGCCGACGGTGACCGGGCCCTTAGACTTCGGCAGGGGGGTCTTCGCGCACGCGCAACCTGTGAGCGCGACGGCGAGCGCGAACACGACGGCGAGCGCCTTCTTCACTGCTACCCCTCCTCGGGTGACTCCACTATCAGAGAACGCGAGGCGTGCGCCCTCCCGTCCGATGTGTCAGTTTACGACGAACCAGCTCGTCCCGTTCATCCACGGAATGGAATAGCCGGCGCCGGCGAGCGCGCGACCGACGGATGCGTCTCGCCCAGTGGTGCTAGAATCGCCTCCGTGGCCTCACTCGAACTCATCGATCCCGCGCTCGAACCGATCGCGGCGAAGGTGCTCGCCGGCGAGCGACTCTCCCGCGAGGACGGCATCGCACTCTACGCGAGCGCGGACCTGATCGGCGTCGGCCGGCTCGCCGACGTCGCACGGCGGCGCATCAACGGCGACCGCGTGCACTTCATGGTCAACCGTCACATCAACCCGACGAACATCTGCCGCAACCGCTGCAAGTTCTGCGCGTTCGCCCGAAGCGCGGGCGAAGAGGGCGCATACGAGATGACGCTCGACGCGATCGTCGAGGCCGCGATGGCGGGCGCCGCCGACGGCGCGTACGAGATCCACATCGTGAGCGGACTGCACCCCGAGTGGAGCTACGACTTCTACCTCGACATGGTGCGCCGGGTGCGCGAAGCGGTCCCCGCCCACGTCATCGTCCAAGCGTTCACGGCCGTCGAGATCGAGCACATCGCCCGCATGGGCGAGAAGACGACACTCGAGGCGCTCGCCGACCTCAAGGCCGCCGGTCTCGACGCCCTGCCGGGCGGCGGGGCCGAGATCTTCTCGGACCGCACCCGGCTCGCCGCGTGGGAGAAGAAGACGCGCGCCGACGACTGGCTGCGCATCCACGGCGAGGCGCATTCGCTGGGCATCGCGACGAACTGCACGATGCTCTACGGCCACATCGAGACGATCGAGGAGAGGGTCGACCACCTCGTGTGCCTGCGCGAGCAGCAGGATCTCTCGGGCGGCTTCCTCGCGTTCATCCCGCTCGCCTTCCACCCGGCGAACACCGAGCTCTCCGACCTGCCCTCCACGACCGGCTTCGACGACCTCAAGACGCTGGCCGTCGCTCGCTTGATGCTCGACAACATCCCTCACATCAAGGCCTTCTGGATCATGCTCGGCCTGAAGATCGCGCAGGTCTCCACGGCGTTCGGCGTCGACGACCTCGATGGGACCGTCGTCGAAGAACGCATCACGCACATGGCCGGAGCGACGACACCGGAGGCCCTGTCGAAGGACGACCTCGTCGCGATGATCGCCGAGACCGGCCACGTGCCCGTGGAGCGCGACACGCTCTACCGCGTCGTGCGCGTATATGGCGACCCCGCGAAGGAGTGAGGGTGCGGCCGCGGCTCGGACACATCCAGTTCATCAACTGCCTGCCGCTCTACTACGGCCTCGTGAAGAACGACGCCCTCCTCGACGTCGACCTGGTCAAGGCGGCCCCGAAGGGCCTCGCGACGATGCTCGTGGCGGGGGAGCTCGACATCGCCCCGATCCCCGCGATCGAGTACGCGCGCCACGCCGACGACTTCGTCCTCCTCCCCGACATCGCCATCTCGTCCGACGGCGAGGTCCAGTCGATCCTGCTGCTCTCGGAGGCCCCCGCCGAGGCGCTCGGCGGCGCTACCGTCGCGCTGACGAGCACGTCCCGCACGTCGCAGGTCCTCGCTCAGGTGCTGCTGCGGCAGCGCTGGGGCGTGGACGCGAACTACGTGGAGATGCCTCCCGACCTCTCGAGCATGCTGCGCGACGCCGACGCCGCCCTGCTCATCGGTGACGACGCGCTGCGAGCGTACTGGCAGCAGCCGTCGGGCCTGCACATCTACGACCTCGGGATCGAATGGAGAGACTGGACCGGTCTGCCGATGGTCTACGCGGTGTGGGCGGTGCGCCGCGAGTTCGCCGAGAGACGGCCCGACGCGGTCCGCGACGTCTCGGACGCGCTGAGCGACTCTCTGACGTACTGCCGCACCAACCTCGACGACATATCGGCATACGCGGCCCGATGGGAGGAGTTCCCCGCCGAGAGGTTCCGCAGCTACTTCGACGCGCTGCAGTTCCGCTTCGGACCGCGCTACCGCGAGGGCCTGAGCCGCTTCCTCGCCGAGGCCCACGCGCTCGGACAGCTCGATGCCGTTCCCGAACTGCGGATCTTCGGAGAGGGCCGATGACTTCTCGAGGCGATCTCCTCGGCGAGGTCGCTGCGGGCGGGCGCCGCCTGACCCCGGACGAGGCGCTCGACCTTCTCGTCCACGCGGACCTGCTCGACCTCGGCCACGCCGCCACGGCGATGCGCGCGCGCCTGCACCCGGCGCGCGAGGTCACCTTCATCGTCGACCGCAACGTGAACTACACGAACGTGTGCGTCTCCGGCTGCAGGTTCTGCGCGTTCTACCGCGATGCGGCCGACCCGGAAGCATACGTCATGGGACCCGAGGAGCTCCACGCCAAGGTGGAGGAGACCCTGGCGCTGGAGGGGACGGCCGTCCTGCTGCAGGGCGGACTCCATCCCGAGCTGCTCGTCGATTGGTACGAGGAGATGCTGCGCGGGCTGAAGGCTCGCTACCCCGCCGTCCACGTCCACGGATTCGGCCCGCCCGAGATCGTCCACATCGCCCGCGTCTCGGGCATCACGACGCTCGAGACCCTTCAGCGCCTGCGTGAGGCCGGCCTCGATTCCATGCCCGGCGGCGGTGCGGAGATCCTCGTCGACCGCGTGCGCTCCCACGCCAGCCCGCGCAAGGCGACGAGCGACGAGTGGCTGGACGTCATGCGAGAGGCGCACGCTCTGGGCCTCTCGACCACCGCCACGATGATGTTCGGGGGCGAGGAGACGCTGCCCGAGCGCGTCGAGCACCTGCGGCGCATCCGCGAGGTCCAGGACGAGGCCGTAGCCGCGGGGCGCGTCGGCTTCCGCGCCTTCATCCCCTGGTCGTTCCAGCCGGGCAACACGGAGCAGGGCGGCACGGCCACGAGCGGCTGGGACTACCTGCGCACGCTCGCTCTCTCGCGTCTCTTCCTCGACCCGGTCCCGCACATCCAGGCTTCCTGGGTCACACAGGGCGCGAAGATCGGCCAGGTGGCTCTCGCGTTCGGCGCGGACGACCTCGGCTCGACGATGATCGAGGAGAACGTCGTCGCGGCGGCCGGCACGCGTTTCATGCTCGCGCGCGACGAGCTCGTGCGGCTCATCCGAGACGCCGGATACGCCCCCGTGCAGCGCGACACGCTCTATCGCGAGGTGCGCCGCTTCTAGCGAGTTGTGACGGCGGACACCATCGTGTGGCCTCGGTGCTCCGGTTCGGGTAACTTCCTCTGAAGGAGGTGGGCCATGCCGTCAAAGAACGTCCCACACGCGGACTTCGGTGTCTGCGGCGGCTCGGGAACGCTGTCGTTCGAGTTCCCGGCGGCGCTGCACGACGAGCGCGTCACGATGCTCGGCGACGGGCTCGTCTTCGAGACGCCGTTCGGCATGAGCCCCCCGTTCACCCACTTCCGGGTCGTCGGCCCGCTGGGGCCCCGCGACGCCCTCGCCGTGCGCATGCACGGCTGGCGCCGAGGGGTCAAGCGCGCCGACGCGTCGCTGCAGGTCTTCTGGGTCTTCGCCGAGGCGGGCGTGCGCAAGATCGTCGCCGACGGCGG
Protein-coding sequences here:
- the tilS gene encoding tRNA lysidine(34) synthetase TilS, which gives rise to MPPRVPTPGLPALARSTSERERMLPEGSVAVALVSGGADSTALLRLLAAGELGALAELSVLHIDHRLRGADSDADAAFVADLCASLGVECRVARYDVSAYAAAEGLNLEDAGRRVRYRFAEDEADARCDALGVPRGAGRVLTAHTRDDALETFLIRMVTGSGSGALALPPVRGRVVRPLLEARRADVVAYLTSLRQAWREDATNADTTRLRARVRAELVPLAESINPRFSQTLARLVTVLGDEDRLLAGMADALAADLSSSTDGEVRFDRRLMATLSPAMARRTVRAAVLAAFPEASRLEFDHVEAIVYGLTDDGFSRDLPEGLRAFTEYATLVVARMGEEVAPEPALLEVPGSAGLGGRGEMRAAWADPGDVPTGSFEVLVDAGRLTGGPLVVDGPRDGDRFRPLGMSGTKKLQDLLVDEKIPRRLRAGVPVVRDGGKVVWVAGVRIGESVKVTPETVRALRLTWSGGREWLRRGKDAKDAS
- a CDS encoding ABC transporter permease: MRPLRSPWARLFAGPLAAFAAYLVLAAWPGAWTVVLGRFFPEEARLLYQQSTMLEMIARHLEMVALSSALAVGAGVGLGIFVTRPAGSDFHDVVADLANLGQTFPPIAVFTLAVPLLGFGFEPTVLALTLYGVLPVLGNTIAGLQGVPEDMLESARGMGMTPRQVLWRVEIPSAARVILAGVRVSVVVNVSTATVGAMAGAGGLGAAIISGLVNQDPAVTLQGGVLAAALALILDAFVGAAERGLDTRHPAAA
- a CDS encoding ABC transporter ATP-binding protein, which codes for MILFDSVTKRYPGAGIDAVTDLSFEVTEGEVCVLVGPSGCGKSTTLRMVNRLIEPDGGRVTLDGRDVCESRVEELRRGIGYAIQGVGLFPHRTVRENVGCVPGLLGWEPSRIDGRVRELLELVGLDPDRYADAYPDGLSGGEAQRVGVARALAADPPVLLMDEPFGAVDPLTRDRLQCEFLEIQRRLRKTVVFVTHDMDEAVRLGDRIAIMREGRLVQYDVPERVLAYPADDFVAGFVGGERALKRLSLAPIAEALGPARDAEGREGRVAVGASMREALARILETGEDVVGVVDESGALVGSVGVADIVARFRRPLS
- a CDS encoding ABC transporter permease gives rise to the protein MTHALGPWASLPVVLLLAVAGLSLGAGRDRRSASARGWLAAALVLALVALCEVAARRLLAGAAPFARVSIGGGVWVAVFVAYALVVASRREMGRHTPAGRALGAAVPTGIAALLASGRLHDLGILMEYRNWADRFWTEVARHLAYAAISVGVAVVIGVGLGVLAYVSARSERSVFATVSLFQTIPGLAMIGILVGPFAWLSHTVPALRAVGFGGLGWAPVIVALTLYALLAIARNTYAGLAGVPPATVDAALGMGMTRGQVLTRVQLPLAMPVLFSGMRTAAEQTVGNATLGAFAAAGTLGLFVTQGLAEQSPDLVLLGAVALVVLALAVDSLMRAAQRLITPRHGGTEAVA
- a CDS encoding ABC transporter substrate-binding protein, with the translated sequence MFALAVALTGCACAKTPLPKSKGPVTVGSKIDTEGKLLGTMIALVLENDGFRVVDKTQTGTTGIVRRALLEGEIDIYPEYTGSGLIFFMDQDPALYKDAQQGYETVKSLDLARNGMVWLAPAKANNTWAIAVKKDFADANRLETMSDLARYIKAGKRTKLACSDEFLNNPDAMPAFKKTYGFSLRKDQTVVLSGGNTAQTEKAVADGTDGVNLGMAYGTDGALSDLGLVVLTDDLEAQLVYWPTPVVRKATLDQYPEIETLLAPVFGSLTLQRLQELNARIQVKGEAAEAVATDHLKKNGLLK
- the mqnE gene encoding aminofutalosine synthase MqnE codes for the protein MASLELIDPALEPIAAKVLAGERLSREDGIALYASADLIGVGRLADVARRRINGDRVHFMVNRHINPTNICRNRCKFCAFARSAGEEGAYEMTLDAIVEAAMAGAADGAYEIHIVSGLHPEWSYDFYLDMVRRVREAVPAHVIVQAFTAVEIEHIARMGEKTTLEALADLKAAGLDALPGGGAEIFSDRTRLAAWEKKTRADDWLRIHGEAHSLGIATNCTMLYGHIETIEERVDHLVCLREQQDLSGGFLAFIPLAFHPANTELSDLPSTTGFDDLKTLAVARLMLDNIPHIKAFWIMLGLKIAQVSTAFGVDDLDGTVVEERITHMAGATTPEALSKDDLVAMIAETGHVPVERDTLYRVVRVYGDPAKE
- a CDS encoding menaquinone biosynthesis protein, with protein sequence MRPRLGHIQFINCLPLYYGLVKNDALLDVDLVKAAPKGLATMLVAGELDIAPIPAIEYARHADDFVLLPDIAISSDGEVQSILLLSEAPAEALGGATVALTSTSRTSQVLAQVLLRQRWGVDANYVEMPPDLSSMLRDADAALLIGDDALRAYWQQPSGLHIYDLGIEWRDWTGLPMVYAVWAVRREFAERRPDAVRDVSDALSDSLTYCRTNLDDISAYAARWEEFPAERFRSYFDALQFRFGPRYREGLSRFLAEAHALGQLDAVPELRIFGEGR
- the mqnC gene encoding cyclic dehypoxanthinyl futalosine synthase produces the protein MTSRGDLLGEVAAGGRRLTPDEALDLLVHADLLDLGHAATAMRARLHPAREVTFIVDRNVNYTNVCVSGCRFCAFYRDAADPEAYVMGPEELHAKVEETLALEGTAVLLQGGLHPELLVDWYEEMLRGLKARYPAVHVHGFGPPEIVHIARVSGITTLETLQRLREAGLDSMPGGGAEILVDRVRSHASPRKATSDEWLDVMREAHALGLSTTATMMFGGEETLPERVEHLRRIREVQDEAVAAGRVGFRAFIPWSFQPGNTEQGGTATSGWDYLRTLALSRLFLDPVPHIQASWVTQGAKIGQVALAFGADDLGSTMIEENVVAAAGTRFMLARDELVRLIRDAGYAPVQRDTLYREVRRF